In Candidatus Margulisiibacteriota bacterium, the following proteins share a genomic window:
- a CDS encoding DUF4412 domain-containing protein has product MIKKCALIFTSVFVLSTIASALEFSADVVTNYKGKTGPAKSKMYMGNNKWRMESEAAGKKSVSIILADKKIVWVLMPESKMYLEQKLTPDKMMGMGEKAPGEVTRKKIGREKVDGIMCDKYEVTYKGPDGESKMYQWLSSDNWPIKSAAVDGSWSTEFKNLKKGAQPGALFTIPAGYKKMPMPDMGSMKGMKPEDMQKMMKGFMK; this is encoded by the coding sequence ATGATAAAAAAGTGTGCCCTGATTTTTACGTCCGTTTTTGTTTTATCGACGATAGCGTCGGCGCTGGAATTTTCGGCCGATGTGGTGACCAATTATAAGGGAAAGACCGGCCCGGCCAAATCTAAAATGTACATGGGGAACAATAAATGGCGGATGGAGAGCGAAGCGGCCGGCAAGAAATCCGTTTCGATCATACTGGCCGATAAAAAAATTGTCTGGGTCCTGATGCCGGAATCAAAGATGTATTTGGAGCAGAAGCTGACCCCGGACAAAATGATGGGGATGGGGGAAAAAGCGCCGGGGGAAGTGACCAGGAAAAAGATCGGCCGGGAAAAGGTTGACGGGATCATGTGCGATAAATACGAAGTGACCTATAAAGGACCGGACGGAGAGAGCAAGATGTACCAATGGCTTTCCAGCGACAACTGGCCGATCAAATCGGCGGCGGTCGATGGTTCCTGGTCAACCGAGTTTAAAAATCTCAAGAAAGGGGCTCAACCGGGCGCCTTGTTCACTATTCCGGCCGGGTACAAGAAAATGCCAATGCCTGACATGGGGAGCATGAAAGGGATGAAGCCGGAGGATATGCAGAAGATGATGAAAGGGTTCATGAAGTAA
- a CDS encoding phosphoribosylaminoimidazolesuccinocarboxamide synthase, with protein sequence MENVLLNIDLPGVKLFKRGKVRDVFEVDDNLLIVATDRISAFDFIMPNGIPDKGKILTQISLFWFDFTKNIIKNHLLVTNADEYPAQLQPYKIQLSKRSVIAKKAQLIPIECIVRGYLSGSGWKEYQKSESICGLKLPAGLKESAKLPEPIFTPTTKAEQGHDENITQEQVRDQIGASAAAEIKEKSLALYRACADYAAKKGIIIADTKFEFGYFDNEIIIIDEMLTPDSSRFWPSERYQVGRSQPSYDKQFVRDYLESIGWNKEPPAPKLPEEVVQRTREKYLEAFQKLTGKAVL encoded by the coding sequence ATGGAGAATGTCCTCTTAAATATCGATCTCCCGGGGGTAAAGCTCTTCAAAAGAGGGAAAGTTCGCGATGTTTTTGAGGTTGACGATAATCTACTGATCGTCGCAACTGATCGGATCTCCGCCTTTGATTTTATTATGCCGAATGGCATTCCGGACAAAGGAAAAATCCTCACGCAAATCTCGCTTTTTTGGTTTGATTTTACTAAAAACATTATCAAAAACCATCTCTTGGTCACAAATGCCGATGAATATCCGGCCCAGCTTCAGCCGTATAAAATCCAATTGTCCAAGCGCTCTGTGATCGCTAAAAAAGCTCAATTGATCCCGATAGAATGCATTGTGCGCGGCTATCTTTCCGGTTCCGGCTGGAAAGAGTACCAAAAATCGGAGTCGATCTGCGGGCTTAAGCTCCCGGCCGGCTTAAAAGAGTCCGCCAAGCTCCCCGAGCCGATCTTTACCCCGACGACCAAAGCGGAGCAGGGACACGACGAGAACATTACCCAAGAACAGGTTCGCGATCAGATAGGGGCTTCAGCGGCCGCGGAGATCAAAGAAAAAAGTCTGGCGCTTTATCGGGCCTGCGCTGATTACGCCGCGAAAAAAGGGATCATCATCGCCGATACCAAGTTTGAATTCGGCTATTTTGACAACGAGATCATCATTATCGACGAAATGCTTACTCCGGATTCTTCCCGCTTCTGGCCGAGCGAGCGCTACCAGGTTGGACGATCACAGCCGAGTTACGACAAACAATTCGTCCGCGATTATCTCGAGTCCATAGGGTGGAACAAAGAGCCGCCCGCTCCCAAACTACCCGAGGAGGTGGTGCAGAGGACCAGGGAAAAGTATCTCGAAGCCTTCCAGAAACTAACCGGGAAGGCTGTTCTATAG